The Microbacterium paraoxydans genome includes a window with the following:
- a CDS encoding TetR family transcriptional regulator, whose amino-acid sequence MSPETNPARHDRESVARTALALLDEVGLADLSMRRIAARLDVQPSALYWHVANKQELLADLADRITATVPDGAEGVLATARALRDALFAYRDGAELVLSTYALQLGSAHARDALVAALRTEGAADAEDRGAAILHFVLGHATLVQQRMHADSHGALPASGEVDVTAGLDRVFDLGVLALAGELSAPMTPRRARA is encoded by the coding sequence ATGAGTCCCGAGACGAATCCCGCCCGTCACGATCGGGAGAGCGTCGCACGGACCGCCCTCGCCCTTCTCGACGAGGTGGGGTTGGCCGATCTCTCCATGCGCCGCATCGCGGCCCGGCTCGACGTGCAGCCGAGCGCTCTCTACTGGCACGTGGCGAACAAGCAGGAGCTCCTCGCCGACCTCGCCGATCGGATCACCGCGACCGTCCCGGACGGAGCGGAGGGCGTCCTCGCGACCGCCCGCGCGCTCCGCGACGCCCTCTTCGCCTACCGGGACGGCGCCGAGCTCGTCCTCAGCACCTACGCGCTCCAGCTCGGCTCCGCGCATGCCCGCGACGCCCTGGTCGCCGCGCTCCGCACCGAGGGGGCCGCCGATGCCGAGGACCGCGGGGCGGCGATCCTGCACTTCGTGCTCGGCCATGCCACCCTCGTCCAGCAGCGGATGCACGCCGACAGCCATGGCGCACTCCCGGCCTCCGGCGAGGTCGACGTCACCGCGGGCCTGGACCGGGTGTTCGACCTCGGCGTCCTCGCCCTGGCCGGTGAGCTCAGCGCACCGATGACTCCGCGGCGTGCCCGAGCCTGA
- a CDS encoding energy-coupling factor ABC transporter ATP-binding protein, which translates to MRWRERDATTIAEPGTLRLDGVGVTVDDRVLLDDVTLELTAPRIAVIGANGSGKSTFARLLNGLMTPTTGTVTVHGLDALRERTAVRRRVGFVFTDPDAQILMPTPAEDLALSLRGRPRDEIAARVQETLERHGLGAHADIPASSLSGGQKQMLALAAVLLAEPALIVADEPTTLLDLRNARRIGDLLLSQEAQVLIVTHDLELAARCDTAVLFDGGRVVDQGEPEAVIARYRRLCA; encoded by the coding sequence ATGCGCTGGCGGGAGCGGGACGCGACGACGATCGCGGAGCCGGGGACGCTGCGTCTCGACGGCGTGGGCGTGACCGTCGACGACCGCGTGCTCCTCGACGACGTGACGCTGGAGCTCACCGCACCGCGCATCGCCGTGATCGGAGCGAACGGCTCGGGGAAGTCGACGTTCGCCCGGCTGCTGAACGGCCTCATGACGCCGACCACAGGAACGGTCACCGTCCACGGCCTCGACGCGCTCCGGGAGCGGACCGCCGTGCGCCGCCGGGTGGGCTTCGTCTTCACCGATCCGGATGCCCAGATCCTGATGCCGACTCCGGCCGAGGATCTGGCGCTGTCGCTCCGAGGGCGGCCCCGTGACGAGATCGCCGCCCGCGTGCAGGAGACCCTGGAGCGCCACGGTCTCGGTGCCCACGCCGACATCCCGGCGTCGTCGCTCTCGGGAGGACAGAAGCAGATGCTGGCCCTCGCCGCGGTGCTCCTCGCCGAGCCGGCGCTGATCGTGGCGGACGAGCCGACGACACTCCTCGACCTGCGCAACGCGCGGCGGATCGGAGACCTCCTTCTGTCGCAGGAGGCGCAGGTGCTGATCGTCACCCACGATCTCGAGCTCGCGGCCCGCTGCGACACCGCCGTCCTGTTCGACGGCGGGCGCGTCGTCGATCAGGGAGAGCCCGAGGCGGTCATCGCACGCTACCGTCGGTTGTGCGCATGA
- a CDS encoding CbiQ family ECF transporter T component, with product MIVPSPVGAGLLHRVPAGPKLAGLAIAALPLTLFPQGPLIIAVCLATVLALYPIAGVPLSAAVTELWRLRAVLLVLAIALAVFVSPVAAWVSTGRVAVLLLLAALLTLTTRMADLLAVLQRLLRPLRRVGVDPEAVSMAVSLTLTMVPVVAGLAQRVRDAERARGVRLGVRSVVPLLVLTLRHADQVGDALAARGVG from the coding sequence ATGATCGTGCCGTCCCCGGTCGGTGCGGGATTGCTGCATCGGGTGCCGGCCGGTCCGAAGCTGGCGGGTCTCGCCATCGCGGCGCTCCCGTTGACGCTGTTCCCGCAGGGGCCGCTCATCATCGCGGTCTGCCTCGCGACCGTGCTCGCGCTCTACCCGATCGCGGGGGTGCCGCTCTCCGCCGCGGTGACGGAGCTGTGGCGGCTGCGTGCGGTCCTGCTCGTGCTCGCGATCGCCCTCGCCGTCTTCGTGTCTCCCGTCGCCGCCTGGGTGAGCACCGGGCGGGTCGCCGTGCTGCTGCTGCTCGCCGCCCTCCTCACCCTGACCACGCGCATGGCCGATCTCCTGGCCGTGCTGCAGCGCCTCCTGCGTCCGCTGCGGCGCGTCGGGGTCGATCCGGAGGCGGTGTCGATGGCGGTGTCGCTCACGCTGACCATGGTTCCCGTCGTGGCCGGACTCGCGCAGCGGGTGCGGGACGCGGAGCGCGCACGAGGAGTCCGCCTGGGCGTGCGCAGCGTGGTGCCGCTGCTCGTGCTGACGCTGCGCCACGCGGATCAGGTCGGCGATGCCCTCGCGGCCCGCGGAGTCGGCTGA
- a CDS encoding pyridoxine/pyridoxamine 5'-phosphate oxidase has product MAAHPILPPSELAAWLRAQPTLTGTAPPLHLDDLPDDPVLLFREWLRAAAAAGVPEPHAATLATVDADGIPDARTLILKDVDARGWAFAGARSSRKAAQLGTRPAAALNLWWQPQRRAIRVRGTVEEASAAESDADLAARSESARAGLRPGDWVLWRVVPTRVEFWQGASDRNHTRIVYDVVGRGWRHAVTGSARER; this is encoded by the coding sequence ATGGCGGCGCACCCGATCCTTCCTCCCTCGGAACTCGCGGCGTGGTTGCGTGCGCAGCCCACCCTCACCGGGACGGCGCCGCCGCTGCACCTCGACGACCTTCCCGACGATCCGGTGCTGCTCTTCCGGGAGTGGCTCCGCGCGGCGGCCGCGGCCGGCGTCCCCGAACCGCACGCGGCGACGCTGGCGACGGTGGACGCCGACGGCATCCCGGACGCGCGCACCCTGATCCTCAAGGACGTGGACGCGCGCGGCTGGGCGTTCGCCGGGGCCCGGTCCTCCCGGAAGGCCGCGCAGCTCGGTACGCGTCCGGCTGCGGCACTGAACCTCTGGTGGCAGCCGCAGCGGCGCGCGATCCGGGTCCGAGGAACCGTGGAGGAGGCGTCGGCGGCCGAGAGCGACGCCGACCTCGCGGCCCGCTCCGAGAGCGCCCGCGCGGGTCTCCGACCGGGGGACTGGGTGCTGTGGCGGGTGGTTCCGACGCGGGTCGAGTTCTGGCAGGGGGCGTCCGACCGGAACCACACCCGGATCGTCTATGACGTCGTCGGCCGCGGATGGCGGCATGCCGTCACGGGCTCTGCTCGCGAGCGCTAG
- a CDS encoding DUF4190 domain-containing protein has product MSDPRISGSSGEQPPAFPPAPGSAPAYPGFPPAPQANAATQSSSAPQQYSAPQQYGAPQQYAAPQPYGAAPARPSSGLAITSLVCGIAGVVLFWAIVPMLASIAAVITGHMALGQIRRTPGLGGRGMAIAGLILGYVMIGVLVFTIVSTIIGLVVFGAFTLPFVFAS; this is encoded by the coding sequence GTGAGCGATCCCCGTATCTCAGGTTCGTCCGGCGAGCAGCCCCCGGCCTTCCCCCCGGCTCCCGGTTCCGCCCCGGCGTACCCGGGGTTCCCGCCGGCACCGCAGGCGAACGCCGCCACGCAGTCGTCTTCGGCGCCTCAGCAGTACTCGGCGCCTCAGCAGTACGGGGCCCCGCAGCAGTACGCGGCCCCGCAGCCGTATGGAGCCGCGCCTGCGCGGCCGTCCAGCGGACTCGCGATCACCTCCCTCGTCTGCGGCATCGCCGGTGTCGTGCTGTTCTGGGCGATCGTGCCGATGCTCGCCTCGATCGCGGCCGTGATCACCGGTCACATGGCGCTCGGACAGATCCGTCGCACTCCCGGTCTCGGCGGCCGCGGCATGGCGATCGCCGGGCTCATCCTCGGCTACGTCATGATCGGCGTGCTGGTCTTCACCATCGTCTCGACAATCATCGGCCTCGTCGTCTTCGGCGCCTTCACCCTGCCGTTCGTCTTCGCGAGCTGA
- a CDS encoding DedA family protein: MDILNDLILQAIASPWLYAVLFAVTVIDGFFPPVPSETVLVAAAAVAASTGDGDIVLLGAVAALGAAIGDNIAFLIGRRLGTTRFAWMRRPRVAAAFAFAQRALDRRSATLILGARYIPIGRVAVNMSAGALGFPWRRFLPLSLIAGVSWSVFSLAIGLLAGAWLHDQPVLSAAIGIVVALLVGVIIDRIAALRRRRTPVAHLAG, encoded by the coding sequence GTGGACATCCTCAACGATCTCATCCTGCAGGCGATCGCCTCCCCCTGGCTGTACGCCGTGCTGTTCGCGGTGACCGTGATCGACGGGTTCTTCCCGCCGGTCCCGAGCGAGACGGTCCTCGTCGCCGCGGCGGCGGTGGCCGCGTCCACCGGTGACGGCGACATCGTGCTGCTGGGCGCCGTCGCCGCCCTGGGGGCCGCGATCGGCGACAACATCGCGTTCCTCATCGGGCGCCGACTGGGCACGACGAGGTTCGCCTGGATGCGGCGCCCCCGCGTCGCCGCCGCCTTCGCCTTCGCGCAGCGCGCCCTCGACCGCCGCAGTGCCACGCTGATCCTCGGCGCCCGCTACATCCCGATCGGACGCGTCGCGGTGAACATGTCCGCCGGAGCGCTCGGGTTCCCCTGGCGGCGGTTCCTCCCGCTGAGCCTCATCGCCGGTGTGAGCTGGAGCGTGTTCAGTCTCGCGATCGGGCTGCTCGCCGGCGCCTGGCTGCACGACCAGCCCGTGCTCAGCGCCGCGATCGGCATCGTCGTCGCGTTGCTCGTCGGTGTGATCATCGACCGGATCGCGGCGCTCCGCCGACGCCGTACGCCGGTCGCGCACCTGGCAGGATGA
- a CDS encoding DUF3099 domain-containing protein, with the protein MKNARRVPAVTSLPQSPRDEGDHRVRRYALTMTIRIVCFGLMFFVQPFGWWTWVFALAAAVLPYIAVVFANAGSDSTETAAESPMREIDAPPAPSLAPETAPDVITIREGRTDR; encoded by the coding sequence GTGAAGAACGCACGTCGAGTCCCGGCCGTCACCTCACTGCCGCAGTCCCCGCGGGATGAGGGAGACCATCGTGTGCGCCGGTATGCCCTGACGATGACGATCCGCATCGTCTGCTTCGGGCTGATGTTCTTCGTGCAGCCGTTCGGCTGGTGGACCTGGGTGTTCGCGCTGGCCGCCGCCGTGCTCCCGTACATCGCCGTCGTCTTCGCGAACGCCGGCAGCGACAGCACGGAGACCGCCGCCGAGTCGCCGATGCGCGAGATCGACGCGCCGCCCGCACCGTCGCTTGCTCCGGAGACCGCCCCCGACGTCATCACCATCCGCGAAGGCCGCACCGACCGATGA
- a CDS encoding SURF1 family cytochrome oxidase biogenesis protein, with translation MSNRLTRWGVYVLIAIGFAIACVFLSNWQFERNESRAEQIALVEQNYDAPAVPLADVVADDELDPADEWRPVTLQGEYLADEQLLVRNRPHGGTSAFEVLVPFRDADGRVLIVDRGWVAPGEGELPDAVPSPPSGEVTVTVRLRPGEPLPGSGRGAPEGQVPTIHLPSIADLVGDEVITGTYGRLVEEQPAADTALGGFESPTDDPGPHLSYAIQWILFAIMGFIFIGYIIRTEIVKHREEVEGKPAPVKAPKRRDRDADAEDELLDAR, from the coding sequence ATGAGCAACCGCCTGACCCGCTGGGGCGTGTACGTCCTCATCGCCATCGGCTTCGCGATCGCCTGCGTCTTCCTCTCCAACTGGCAGTTCGAGAGGAACGAATCCCGCGCTGAACAGATCGCGCTGGTGGAGCAGAACTACGATGCCCCGGCCGTCCCCCTCGCCGACGTGGTCGCCGACGACGAGCTCGACCCCGCAGACGAATGGCGCCCCGTCACGCTGCAGGGCGAGTACCTCGCCGACGAGCAGCTCCTGGTCCGCAACCGTCCCCACGGCGGAACGAGCGCGTTCGAGGTGCTGGTCCCCTTCCGCGATGCCGACGGTCGTGTGCTCATCGTCGACCGCGGCTGGGTGGCCCCGGGCGAGGGCGAGCTCCCGGACGCTGTCCCCTCTCCGCCGTCCGGTGAGGTCACGGTGACCGTCCGCCTGCGCCCCGGCGAGCCGCTTCCCGGGTCCGGACGCGGGGCTCCGGAGGGCCAGGTGCCCACGATCCACCTCCCGTCCATCGCCGACCTCGTCGGCGACGAGGTGATCACCGGTACGTACGGACGCCTGGTCGAGGAGCAGCCTGCCGCCGACACGGCGCTGGGCGGCTTCGAGTCCCCCACCGACGACCCGGGTCCGCACCTGTCCTATGCGATCCAGTGGATCCTGTTCGCCATCATGGGCTTCATCTTCATCGGGTACATCATCCGCACGGAGATCGTGAAGCACCGCGAAGAGGTCGAGGGGAAGCCGGCACCGGTGAAGGCACCGAAACGCCGCGACCGCGACGCGGATGCCGAGGACGAACTGCTCGACGCGCGCTGA
- a CDS encoding ABC-F family ATP-binding cassette domain-containing protein — MLAVHDLEIRVGARLLMENVSFRVSDGDKIGLVGRNGAGKTTLTKVLAGDVLPSGGTVTRSGELGYLPQDPRSGNPEDLARTRILDARGLGQLNLGMTEASLAMGSDDPAVAAKAMKRYAALTEKFEAQGGYAAEAEAASIAHNLSLPDRILDQPLSTLSGGQRRRIELARILFSDAQTMILDEPTNHLDADSVVWLREFLKNYKGGLIVISHDVELVGETVNRVFYLDANRQVIDIYNMNWKNYLRQRAADEERRKKERANAEKKATTLQQQAARFGAKASKAAAAHQMLARAEKLLSGLEDVRQEDRVAKLRFPKPAPCGKTPLMASGLSKSYGSLEIFTDVDLAIDRGSKVVVLGLNGAGKTTLLRMLAGVDKPDTGQLEPGHGLKVGYYAQEHENLDVSRSVLENMVSAAPHITETEARKVLGSFLFTGDDVLKPAGVLSGGEKTRLSLATLVVSSANLLLLDEPTNNLDPASREEILGALAHYEGAVVLVSHDPGAVQSLNPERVLILPDGVEDIWSQEYQDLIELA, encoded by the coding sequence GTGCTTGCCGTGCACGACCTCGAGATCCGCGTTGGCGCGCGCCTGCTGATGGAGAACGTCTCGTTCCGTGTGTCCGACGGCGACAAGATCGGCCTCGTCGGACGCAACGGAGCGGGCAAGACCACGCTCACCAAGGTGCTCGCCGGCGACGTGCTGCCCTCGGGTGGCACCGTCACCCGGTCGGGTGAGCTCGGCTACCTGCCGCAGGACCCCCGTTCGGGCAATCCGGAAGACCTCGCCCGTACCCGGATCCTCGACGCCCGCGGACTCGGCCAGCTCAACCTCGGCATGACGGAGGCCTCGCTCGCGATGGGGTCCGACGACCCTGCGGTGGCCGCCAAGGCGATGAAGCGCTACGCCGCGCTCACTGAGAAGTTCGAGGCGCAGGGCGGCTACGCGGCCGAGGCCGAGGCCGCGTCGATCGCGCACAACCTCTCGCTGCCGGACCGCATCCTCGACCAGCCGCTGTCGACCCTCTCCGGCGGCCAGCGTCGTCGCATCGAGCTCGCGCGCATCCTCTTCTCCGACGCGCAGACGATGATCCTCGATGAGCCGACCAACCACCTCGACGCGGACAGCGTGGTGTGGCTGCGCGAGTTCCTCAAGAACTACAAGGGCGGGCTGATCGTCATCAGCCACGATGTCGAGCTCGTGGGCGAGACGGTCAACCGGGTGTTCTACCTCGACGCCAACCGCCAGGTCATCGACATCTACAACATGAACTGGAAGAACTATCTGCGGCAGCGCGCCGCGGACGAGGAGCGTCGCAAGAAGGAGCGGGCCAACGCCGAGAAGAAGGCGACGACCCTGCAGCAGCAGGCGGCGCGGTTCGGAGCGAAGGCGTCGAAGGCGGCAGCAGCGCACCAGATGCTCGCGCGCGCCGAGAAGCTCCTCTCCGGGCTGGAGGACGTGCGTCAGGAGGACCGCGTCGCGAAGCTGCGGTTCCCGAAGCCCGCCCCCTGCGGCAAGACCCCGCTCATGGCCTCCGGGCTGTCGAAGTCGTACGGCTCGCTGGAGATCTTCACCGACGTCGACCTCGCGATCGACCGCGGTTCCAAGGTCGTCGTGCTCGGTCTCAACGGTGCGGGGAAGACGACGCTGCTGCGCATGCTGGCAGGTGTCGACAAGCCGGACACCGGGCAGCTCGAGCCCGGACACGGTCTCAAGGTCGGGTACTACGCGCAGGAGCACGAGAACCTCGACGTCAGCCGCTCGGTCCTCGAGAACATGGTGTCGGCCGCTCCGCACATCACGGAGACGGAGGCCCGCAAGGTCCTCGGCTCCTTCCTGTTCACCGGCGACGACGTCCTCAAGCCGGCGGGCGTGCTGTCCGGTGGCGAGAAGACCCGGCTGTCGCTGGCGACGCTCGTCGTGTCGTCCGCGAACCTCCTCCTGCTCGATGAGCCCACGAACAACCTCGATCCGGCCTCCCGCGAGGAGATCCTCGGGGCACTGGCCCACTACGAGGGCGCGGTGGTGCTCGTGTCGCACGACCCCGGCGCGGTGCAGTCGCTGAACCCCGAGCGTGTCCTCATCCTGCCCGACGGCGTCGAGGACATCTGGAGCCAGGAGTACCAGGACCTCATCGAGCTCGCGTAG
- a CDS encoding sensor histidine kinase, translated as MARRRERTPRPPRMSRRTGALVALTAAVVVLYALLVSLQTVLSGTPLPLSFLLGAAVCGAPLLVPSRPRTAIVVFAAGAFLLPLLVEPARAIHSPWPWSVPALLAFVLLVGVMSFVQGARLGGLTLVIGALTSLTAPLLRPDMVATPASSGSTTANLIVTTSVAAAMLLIAVLVAGRVRVAAELTREKEHSALEESRRALVEERTRIARELHDVVAHSMSVIQVQASTARYRIADLDAEAAAEFDDIAATARTSLTEMRRMLGVLRTEDQHAELAPQQGLDDVPALVDTIRRAGVEVGLVLEGMEAASAAGPGVQIAAFRIVQEALSNAVRHAPGARVTVRLHADADALHIRVHNAAPPQATESPSGGYGLRGMRERAELLGGSLAAGPSDDGGWTVEAALPLSATAVPPTPTASAEDKENP; from the coding sequence ATGGCACGCCGCCGAGAGCGCACCCCGCGCCCGCCACGGATGAGCCGTCGCACCGGCGCCCTCGTGGCGCTGACTGCGGCGGTCGTCGTGCTGTACGCGCTCCTCGTCTCCCTGCAGACGGTGCTCTCCGGCACGCCGCTGCCCCTGTCCTTCCTGCTCGGCGCCGCCGTGTGCGGCGCTCCCCTCCTCGTCCCCTCCCGGCCGCGGACGGCGATCGTCGTCTTCGCCGCCGGCGCCTTCCTGCTGCCGCTCCTCGTCGAGCCGGCGCGCGCGATCCACTCCCCCTGGCCCTGGTCGGTACCGGCGCTCCTGGCCTTCGTCCTCCTCGTGGGCGTGATGTCCTTCGTGCAGGGAGCCCGCCTCGGAGGCCTCACCCTCGTGATCGGCGCACTGACCTCGCTGACGGCGCCGCTGCTGCGCCCGGACATGGTCGCGACGCCGGCGAGCTCCGGCAGCACCACCGCCAATCTCATCGTGACGACCTCGGTCGCTGCCGCGATGCTGCTCATCGCCGTCCTCGTCGCCGGTCGCGTGCGTGTCGCCGCGGAGCTCACGAGGGAGAAGGAGCACAGCGCGCTGGAGGAATCCCGGCGCGCTCTCGTGGAGGAGCGCACCCGGATCGCCAGGGAGCTGCACGACGTCGTGGCGCACAGCATGTCGGTGATCCAGGTGCAGGCGTCGACCGCGCGCTACCGGATCGCGGACCTCGACGCCGAGGCCGCCGCCGAGTTCGACGACATCGCCGCCACCGCGCGCACGTCGCTCACCGAGATGCGGCGCATGCTGGGAGTGCTCCGCACCGAGGACCAGCACGCCGAGCTCGCACCGCAGCAGGGACTGGACGACGTTCCGGCCCTCGTCGACACGATCCGCCGGGCAGGAGTGGAGGTCGGCCTCGTGCTGGAGGGGATGGAAGCGGCCTCCGCGGCCGGACCTGGCGTGCAGATCGCCGCCTTCCGCATCGTGCAGGAGGCGCTGAGCAACGCCGTCCGCCACGCGCCCGGTGCCCGCGTCACCGTCCGGCTCCATGCCGACGCCGATGCCCTGCACATCCGTGTGCACAACGCCGCACCGCCGCAGGCGACCGAGAGCCCCTCCGGCGGCTACGGCCTCCGAGGAATGCGCGAGCGCGCCGAACTGCTCGGCGGAAGCCTCGCCGCCGGGCCCTCCGACGACGGCGGCTGGACCGTCGAGGCCGCCCTGCCGCTGTCTGCAACGGCCGTACCGCCCACCCCGACCGCCTCGGCGGAAGACAAGGAGAACCCGTGA
- a CDS encoding acyltransferase family protein: protein MVIAAAPRLSTPAPAPAPASSGHAGHRDTGIDVVRALCVLGVVLLHAVMVGVTVSETGPVFENASDGTSWIAPLSWLLQVMPLFFVIGGFSGLLAYRRLRARGGSATAFVAGRVHRLLRPALFTVGAVGVALAVLTVLGVAPDLIAVAGFRYGQPLWFLGVFLLCQALLPALVALHERAPLRTITVLATAAVAVDVLRAVTGTDAVGFLNLAFVWLTMQQLGFLLADGRVDALRRRTRVTIGIGALGVLVVLFLIGAYSPDLIANINPPTCALLLVGLIHTILFSLYRPHIGRLSLRRPVAAFTAFVTRRTMTIYLWHMPVLLAMAGATALVALLGGFTLPTLDSAEWWAARPLWLLTAVVLTALVAVRVDRFENHPSPQATSSRRRLAVGTVLGLAGVVLLLVLGTTVSTAALAVLLLVAALRLAGHTGRPVLA from the coding sequence ATGGTCATCGCCGCGGCTCCACGCCTCAGCACCCCCGCCCCCGCCCCCGCCCCCGCTTCATCCGGCCACGCGGGTCACCGCGACACCGGCATCGACGTCGTGCGCGCCCTCTGCGTGCTCGGTGTCGTCCTGCTGCACGCCGTCATGGTCGGGGTCACGGTGTCCGAGACCGGACCGGTGTTCGAGAATGCGAGCGACGGCACGAGCTGGATCGCCCCGCTGAGCTGGCTGCTGCAGGTGATGCCGCTCTTCTTCGTGATCGGCGGATTCTCCGGGCTCCTCGCGTACCGCCGCCTCCGCGCCCGCGGCGGGAGCGCGACCGCCTTCGTGGCCGGTCGGGTGCACCGGCTCCTGCGCCCGGCCCTGTTCACGGTCGGCGCGGTCGGGGTCGCGCTCGCGGTGCTCACCGTCCTCGGTGTCGCGCCGGATCTCATCGCCGTCGCCGGCTTCCGATACGGACAGCCGCTGTGGTTCCTCGGGGTCTTCCTGCTGTGTCAGGCGCTGCTCCCCGCGCTCGTCGCCCTGCACGAGCGCGCGCCCCTGCGCACGATCACCGTCCTCGCCACCGCGGCCGTGGCGGTCGATGTCCTGCGGGCCGTGACCGGGACGGACGCCGTGGGCTTCCTCAACCTCGCTTTCGTGTGGTTGACGATGCAGCAGCTCGGATTCCTCCTCGCCGACGGCCGCGTGGACGCCCTTCGTCGCCGGACCCGCGTCACGATAGGCATCGGCGCCCTCGGGGTGCTCGTCGTCCTGTTCCTCATCGGCGCGTACTCCCCCGACCTCATCGCTAACATCAACCCGCCCACGTGCGCCCTGCTGCTGGTCGGGCTGATCCACACGATCCTGTTCTCCCTGTACCGGCCGCACATCGGGCGCCTCAGTCTTCGCCGTCCGGTGGCCGCGTTCACCGCCTTCGTCACCCGGCGGACGATGACGATCTACCTCTGGCACATGCCGGTGCTGCTGGCGATGGCCGGGGCGACGGCCCTGGTCGCCCTCCTCGGCGGATTCACTCTGCCCACGCTCGACAGCGCGGAGTGGTGGGCCGCCCGCCCGCTGTGGCTCCTGACGGCTGTCGTCCTCACCGCGCTGGTCGCGGTCCGTGTCGACCGGTTCGAGAATCACCCCTCGCCGCAGGCCACGTCCTCGCGGCGCCGCCTGGCCGTGGGAACCGTCCTCGGTCTCGCCGGAGTGGTGCTGCTGCTCGTCCTCGGCACGACGGTCTCCACCGCCGCCCTCGCGGTGCTGCTCCTGGTCGCGGCGCTGCGGCTTGCTGGTCACACCGGACGCCCCGTCCTGGCGTGA
- a CDS encoding response regulator — protein sequence MTISVLIADDQAMVRAGFAALLDAHEGIRVVGQAADGAEAVTLAARLDPDVILMDVRMPELDGIEATRRILGPSYPAAHVPRILMLTTFDIDDYVYDALAAGASGFLLKDALPEELVHAVRVVAGGDALLAPSVTRRMIEQFAGRRPASRRSATALAELTDREREVLVLIGKGRSNTEIAGDLFIAEQTVKTHVGKVLAKLGLRDRVHAVILAYNTGLVEPSA from the coding sequence GTGACGATCAGCGTGCTCATCGCCGACGACCAGGCGATGGTCCGCGCCGGTTTCGCCGCCCTGCTGGACGCGCACGAGGGGATCCGCGTGGTGGGCCAGGCGGCCGACGGCGCGGAGGCCGTGACGCTCGCCGCGCGGCTCGATCCCGACGTCATCCTCATGGACGTCCGCATGCCGGAGCTCGACGGCATCGAGGCCACCCGCCGCATCCTCGGTCCGTCGTACCCTGCCGCGCACGTGCCGCGGATCCTCATGCTCACCACCTTCGACATCGACGACTACGTCTACGACGCCCTCGCCGCCGGGGCCAGCGGGTTCCTCCTCAAAGACGCTCTGCCGGAGGAGCTCGTCCATGCGGTCCGCGTGGTGGCCGGCGGCGATGCGCTCCTCGCCCCCAGCGTGACCCGGCGCATGATCGAGCAGTTCGCCGGACGGCGGCCGGCCTCGCGGCGGTCGGCGACGGCCCTCGCCGAACTCACCGACCGCGAGCGGGAGGTCCTCGTCCTCATCGGCAAGGGCCGGTCGAACACCGAGATCGCGGGCGACCTGTTCATCGCGGAGCAGACCGTGAAGACCCACGTCGGCAAGGTGCTCGCGAAGCTCGGCCTCCGGGACCGCGTGCACGCCGTCATCCTCGCCTACAACACCGGCCTGGTCGAGCCCTCCGCCTGA